A window of bacterium genomic DNA:
CTGATCGATGAAAAGCAGGTGATGAAGTCCGACCTTAAAAGCTCCCCCCAGTTCCTGGTCTGGCTGAACCCCCTGGACAAACTTCTGGCCGGCCGGGCCAAGGAAGGCTGCCGCAACAATGGGGATTACCTGTTCTTCATGGAGCCGGACGAATTGAAGGACATCATCAAGGCCATAAAGATCATGGTGGACCGGAAGACCCTTCTGATCACAGGGATAGAGGCGGTGGATGTCAGCGGCAACAGCGCCGAATACAGTTTCAGCAAGATCAAGACCAATCCCGGGCTCAAGGACGCCCGCTTTAAATTCATCATCCCTAAAAATGCGGA
This region includes:
- the lolA gene encoding outer membrane lipoprotein chaperone LolA, with protein sequence MIKVLKLSLALGLVLVASAGAQNCDSLLEQVRAKYRKINDLKAHVVQTVCSAASGTCTRYEGELELKRPNKLRMDITKPDKQEIVCDGNTIWLHLIDEKQVMKSDLKSSPQFLVWLNPLDKLLAGRAKEGCRNNGDYLFFMEPDELKDIIKAIKIMVDRKTLLITGIEAVDVSGNSAEYSFSKIKTNPGLKDARFKFIIPKNAEIIENQ